The Halalkalibacter krulwichiae genome has a segment encoding these proteins:
- the pdaB gene encoding polysaccharide deacetylase family sporulation protein PdaB produces MNFFWIFHAKRVKQLSLIIIAAFFTAGLLYVERSQIAVFSTSDGPQAFYKAETDDKQIALTFNISWGENRIRPILDILDQKEIDHANFFISASWAERYPDLVKEIKDKGHSIGSHGYQYKDYTGWESDKIRQDLNQSSQVLTELTGERPTLLRPPNGSFNKEVLKIADAQNYSVIHWSVNSKDYQNPGVEAIVNEVVSSADSGDIILFHASDSVKQTHQALPIIIDQLRDKGYSFTTVEDLMASTKAKNEEVK; encoded by the coding sequence ATGAATTTTTTTTGGATTTTCCATGCAAAGCGTGTTAAGCAATTATCCCTTATCATAATCGCTGCCTTCTTCACTGCTGGTTTGCTTTATGTAGAACGATCTCAAATAGCTGTTTTTTCTACATCAGATGGACCGCAAGCTTTTTATAAAGCCGAAACAGATGATAAACAAATTGCTTTAACCTTTAACATCAGCTGGGGGGAAAATCGTATTAGGCCGATTTTAGACATTCTAGACCAAAAAGAGATAGATCATGCAAACTTTTTTATTTCTGCTTCCTGGGCAGAACGTTATCCTGATTTAGTCAAGGAAATTAAAGATAAAGGTCATTCAATTGGCAGCCATGGCTATCAATACAAAGATTATACAGGCTGGGAATCTGATAAAATTAGACAAGACCTCAATCAAAGTAGCCAAGTACTAACCGAACTAACTGGTGAGCGACCTACTTTATTGCGACCTCCAAATGGATCTTTCAATAAAGAAGTGTTAAAAATTGCAGATGCACAGAATTATTCTGTTATCCACTGGAGTGTTAACTCAAAAGACTATCAAAACCCTGGAGTCGAAGCGATTGTGAATGAAGTAGTTTCTTCTGCTGATTCAGGTGATATTATCCTCTTTCATGCATCTGATTCTGTAAAACAAACTCATCAAGCCCTTCCAATCATTATTGATCAACTTCGGGATAAAGGGTACTCCTTTACAACAGTAGAAGATTTAATGGCAAGTACAAAAGCTAAAAATGAAGAGGTTAAATAA
- a CDS encoding aspartyl-phosphate phosphatase Spo0E family protein, translated as MDQKRQLIQDIERYRNLLNEKSKTTSLISKEMLEYSHKLDQLLNEYDYLVSRNKWHKEKTNI; from the coding sequence ATGGATCAAAAAAGGCAGCTTATACAAGATATAGAACGATACAGAAACCTTTTAAATGAAAAATCAAAAACAACCTCTTTAATTTCAAAGGAGATGCTGGAATACAGTCACAAATTAGATCAGCTTTTAAATGAATATGATTACTTAGTGAGTAGAAACAAATGGCATAAAGAAAAAACAAACATATAA
- the sigW gene encoding RNA polymerase sigma factor SigW, whose translation MDIIVKRLIREVRKGNQQAFSEIVELYKDKVFQVAYRMVGNMHEAQDVAQEAFLRAYTNIDRFDINRKFSTWLFRIATNVAIDRLRKKKPDFYLQEEVKGSEGLTYESQLAASDDLPDDQVVALERQQWVQAEINQLPPKYRTAIILKYIEDLSINEISEILDIPPSTVKTRIHRGREALRKRMRHV comes from the coding sequence ATGGATATAATTGTAAAGAGATTGATTAGGGAAGTGAGAAAAGGGAATCAACAAGCTTTCTCAGAAATTGTTGAACTATATAAAGACAAAGTTTTTCAAGTTGCTTATAGAATGGTGGGAAACATGCATGAAGCTCAAGATGTTGCCCAAGAAGCATTTCTTCGAGCGTATACAAACATTGATCGTTTTGATATCAATCGTAAGTTTTCAACTTGGTTATTTAGAATTGCAACGAATGTAGCGATTGATCGACTACGCAAAAAGAAACCAGATTTTTATTTACAGGAAGAAGTAAAAGGGTCCGAAGGTTTAACGTATGAGTCACAATTAGCCGCAAGTGATGATTTGCCAGATGATCAAGTTGTGGCTTTAGAGCGTCAACAGTGGGTTCAGGCTGAGATTAATCAACTCCCGCCTAAATATCGAACAGCTATTATATTAAAATATATTGAAGATCTCTCAATTAATGAGATAAGCGAAATTTTAGATATTCCACCTTCTACTGTTAAGACAAGAATTCACCGTGGAAGAGAAGCACTTAGAAAAAGAATGCGCCATGTATAA
- a CDS encoding anti-sigma factor family protein, with the protein MKCNEYYEELIQKVVDEEATIEEKKLLDQHLKGCECCKQHMHELKKVIAFVQSSSHIEAPIGFTDSVMGRLPERKQVSKWKQWTRKHPILVSAAVFFILMVTSISSLWNSGEEQVVVSGSGHVQIDQESGRVIVPEGEVIKGDIVVRNGQLQVDGEIQGNVLLVNSEAYYASIGHVSGEIHEIDQALEWTWYHIKQFLKQVIPVAEQRDSNE; encoded by the coding sequence ATGAAATGTAATGAGTATTATGAAGAGCTTATTCAGAAGGTTGTGGATGAAGAAGCGACTATAGAAGAAAAAAAGTTACTTGATCAACATCTAAAAGGATGCGAGTGTTGTAAACAACACATGCATGAACTAAAAAAAGTAATTGCATTTGTTCAAAGCTCATCTCATATAGAAGCTCCAATTGGTTTTACAGATTCAGTAATGGGAAGATTACCAGAAAGAAAGCAAGTGTCAAAGTGGAAACAATGGACAAGGAAGCATCCTATTTTGGTCTCGGCGGCGGTTTTCTTCATATTAATGGTCACAAGTATTTCATCACTCTGGAACAGTGGTGAAGAACAAGTTGTTGTATCTGGGTCTGGTCATGTACAAATTGACCAGGAAAGTGGTCGAGTTATTGTTCCTGAGGGAGAAGTTATTAAAGGAGATATTGTAGTTAGAAATGGACAGTTGCAAGTAGATGGAGAAATACAAGGCAATGTATTGTTAGTAAATAGTGAAGCGTATTATGCGTCTATTGGTCATGTCTCTGGAGAAATTCATGAGATTGATCAAGCATTAGAATGGACTTGGTATCATATTAAGCAATTTTTAAAGCAAGTCATTCCAGTTGCAGAACAAAGAGACTCTAATGAGTAG
- the cdaA gene encoding diadenylate cyclase CdaA, whose translation MFSLEEFGWLNYVGQVVDILVVTFVVYKAIMIIRGTRAVQLVKGITVILAIWFLSRFLGLRTLEFLMNQTITYGLLAIIIIFQPELRRGLEQLGRGRLFSSRTVPQDDHVKNSIDAIIKASSYMAKRRIGALMSLERETGMSDYVETGIQMNANLTSELLINTFIPNTPLHDGAVILKNNTILAAACYLPLSENPFISKELGTRHRAALGVSEVTDSLTIVVSEETGGISLTKNGELHRDLDEERLRSLLERELLVESKSTTTSRWHWGGKKNG comes from the coding sequence ATGTTTTCTTTAGAAGAGTTTGGTTGGCTCAACTATGTTGGGCAAGTTGTTGATATATTGGTAGTTACATTTGTTGTTTATAAGGCAATAATGATCATACGAGGTACAAGAGCGGTACAGTTAGTAAAAGGAATAACCGTTATCTTAGCGATTTGGTTTCTGAGTCGTTTCTTAGGACTTCGAACCCTTGAATTCTTAATGAATCAAACAATTACGTATGGATTACTTGCCATCATTATTATCTTTCAACCGGAACTTAGAAGAGGGTTGGAGCAACTAGGGAGAGGAAGACTCTTTTCGAGTCGAACAGTTCCCCAAGATGACCATGTGAAAAATTCAATAGATGCTATTATAAAGGCATCCTCTTATATGGCAAAAAGAAGAATCGGAGCACTTATGTCACTTGAACGTGAAACTGGCATGAGTGATTATGTTGAAACCGGTATTCAGATGAATGCGAATTTAACCTCGGAATTGTTAATTAATACGTTTATACCAAATACTCCATTACATGATGGAGCCGTTATTTTAAAAAATAATACGATATTAGCTGCTGCTTGTTATCTTCCTTTATCAGAGAATCCTTTTATTTCTAAAGAATTAGGAACAAGACACCGCGCAGCTTTAGGAGTTAGTGAAGTAACAGATTCTCTTACCATTGTTGTCTCCGAAGAAACGGGCGGTATATCGCTAACGAAAAACGGAGAGCTTCACCGTGATCTTGATGAAGAAAGACTGCGGAGCTTATTAGAGCGTGAGTTGCTAGTAGAAAGCAAGAGCACAACAACGTCTCGCTGGCATTGGGGAGGAAAGAAGAATGGATAA
- a CDS encoding CdaR family protein produces MDKLFNSHWFVKIISFFIALMLFTMVNMDNLASQPGGVLPTINPTYTLEDVELTVLYDEENYAITDKTEHVQVNLRGPQAQLTLFQLTRPSYEVFVDVTDRGEGVHTLSVQHRNFPSELSVSIVPQYVRVELQEKQTVSFPVQVDIINSNEVEEGYTVGTPIVSPINVDVTAARNLVGEVSVAKAFVDVAGADRTIEETTPVKLYDKDGKELFLTVEPQVVDVKVPITSPNRLVPAKVTRIGELPEGLSINNIKIEPEEVTIYGPNDIIERTNVVDVGELDLNELTESETLEMTVPVPPGIERVSPEKVNVVVTIDEEDSVDFEDVPVETIGSQDDEDVTFNGTSNPTISIRAKGSAELLERLSLADIQVFVDVSDLAAGEHEVEVQVNGPPNIRFEVEDLMIPVEIIERTD; encoded by the coding sequence ATGGATAAGTTATTTAATAGCCATTGGTTTGTTAAGATTATTTCTTTCTTCATTGCTCTTATGCTGTTTACAATGGTAAATATGGACAATCTAGCGAGTCAACCAGGTGGTGTCCTTCCAACAATTAACCCAACGTATACGCTAGAAGATGTTGAGTTAACAGTGCTTTACGATGAAGAAAATTATGCGATTACAGATAAAACTGAACATGTCCAAGTTAATTTACGTGGTCCTCAAGCTCAGTTAACCTTATTTCAGCTAACCAGGCCTTCCTACGAAGTGTTTGTTGATGTAACTGATCGAGGAGAAGGGGTACATACTTTAAGTGTTCAACATAGGAATTTCCCAAGTGAATTATCTGTATCGATTGTTCCGCAATATGTTCGTGTTGAATTACAGGAAAAGCAGACAGTATCATTTCCTGTTCAAGTTGATATAATCAATTCAAATGAAGTAGAAGAAGGGTACACAGTTGGTACTCCAATTGTTAGTCCGATTAATGTGGATGTTACTGCAGCGAGAAATCTTGTAGGTGAGGTTAGTGTAGCCAAAGCATTTGTTGATGTTGCAGGTGCAGATCGAACAATTGAGGAAACAACGCCAGTAAAACTTTATGACAAAGATGGAAAAGAGTTATTTTTGACGGTTGAACCTCAGGTAGTTGATGTAAAGGTTCCTATTACAAGTCCTAACCGATTGGTTCCAGCAAAAGTAACACGAATTGGAGAATTACCTGAAGGGCTTAGCATTAATAATATTAAAATTGAACCAGAAGAAGTAACGATTTATGGTCCTAATGACATTATAGAACGTACAAATGTTGTTGATGTTGGTGAACTAGATCTGAATGAACTGACAGAATCAGAAACACTTGAAATGACAGTTCCAGTTCCTCCAGGGATTGAGAGAGTATCACCGGAAAAGGTAAATGTCGTTGTTACCATTGATGAAGAAGATTCAGTTGATTTTGAAGATGTGCCTGTGGAAACGATTGGAAGCCAGGATGATGAAGATGTCACATTTAATGGCACAAGTAATCCAACAATATCGATTAGAGCAAAAGGATCAGCTGAGTTATTGGAAAGACTTAGTTTAGCAGACATTCAAGTTTTCGTTGATGTGAGTGATCTAGCAGCGGGAGAGCATGAAGTTGAAGTTCAGGTGAATGGGCCTCCTAATATTCGATTTGAAGTAGAAGATCTAATGATTCCAGTTGAAATTATTGAGCGTACTGATTGA
- the glmM gene encoding phosphoglucosamine mutase — MGKYFGTDGVRGVANTELTPELAFKLGRMGGYVLTKHTEKPRVIIGRDTRISGEMLESALVAGLLSIGAEVMRLGVISTPGVAFLTKALSADAGVMISASHNPVPDNGIKFFGPDGFKLLDQQEEEIERLLDGEDELPRPVGGELGQLNDYFEGSQKYLQFLKQTVQEDFSGLHIALDCAHGAASSLAPHLFADLEADISTMGTSPNGVNINENCGSTHPEALAELVREKGAQIGLAFDGDADRLIAIDENGEIVDGDKIMFICAKFMKEQGWLKHGTVVSTVMSNLGFYKGLEEIGVEFKQTAVGDRYVMEEMRKGGFNLGGEQSGHIIFLDHVTTGDGLLSALQLVNIMKITGKPLSKLAAEMETFPQKLVNVRVTDKHAVSDNEKVSAVIAEVESEMAGEGRVLVRPSGTEPLVRVMVEAKTEELCDNYVDAIVTVVQEEMGLE; from the coding sequence ATGGGAAAATATTTTGGTACAGATGGTGTGCGTGGGGTTGCAAATACCGAACTTACACCAGAGCTTGCCTTTAAGTTAGGTAGAATGGGTGGATATGTATTAACAAAGCATACTGAAAAGCCTCGAGTCATTATTGGTCGAGATACACGAATCTCTGGAGAAATGCTAGAGAGTGCTCTTGTTGCAGGCTTGCTCTCTATAGGAGCAGAAGTTATGAGACTTGGTGTGATTTCTACACCTGGTGTCGCTTTTTTAACGAAAGCTTTAAGCGCGGATGCCGGAGTTATGATCTCCGCTTCTCATAATCCAGTACCCGATAATGGAATTAAATTCTTTGGCCCGGACGGATTTAAATTATTAGATCAGCAAGAGGAAGAGATCGAGCGCCTTTTAGATGGGGAGGATGAATTACCAAGACCCGTTGGAGGCGAACTAGGTCAGTTAAACGATTATTTTGAAGGTAGCCAAAAGTATTTGCAATTTTTAAAGCAAACGGTGCAGGAAGATTTCTCTGGTCTTCATATTGCGCTAGATTGTGCTCATGGTGCAGCCTCCTCATTAGCTCCGCACTTATTTGCTGACTTAGAGGCTGATATTTCAACGATGGGAACATCACCAAACGGAGTTAATATTAATGAAAATTGTGGGTCGACTCATCCAGAAGCTTTGGCTGAGCTCGTACGTGAAAAGGGAGCTCAAATTGGACTAGCATTTGATGGGGATGCTGACCGTTTAATTGCCATTGATGAAAATGGTGAAATCGTTGATGGCGATAAAATTATGTTCATCTGTGCTAAGTTTATGAAAGAACAAGGATGGTTAAAGCACGGAACAGTTGTCTCTACAGTAATGAGCAATTTAGGCTTCTACAAAGGGTTGGAAGAAATCGGTGTTGAATTTAAACAAACAGCTGTTGGTGATCGTTACGTAATGGAAGAAATGAGAAAGGGTGGATTTAACCTTGGTGGAGAACAATCCGGCCATATCATTTTCCTTGATCATGTGACAACAGGTGACGGTTTACTATCTGCTTTACAGTTAGTTAATATTATGAAAATTACAGGAAAACCGTTATCGAAACTTGCAGCTGAAATGGAGACGTTCCCACAAAAGTTAGTGAACGTTCGTGTAACAGATAAGCATGCTGTAAGCGACAATGAGAAAGTAAGTGCAGTTATTGCAGAAGTTGAAAGTGAGATGGCGGGAGAAGGTCGTGTGCTCGTTAGACCATCTGGTACTGAGCCGTTAGTTCGAGTAATGGTTGAAGCCAAAACAGAAGAACTTTGCGATAACTATGTTGACGCAATTGTTACTGTTGTCCAAGAGGAAATGGGTTTAGAATAA
- the glmS gene encoding glutamine--fructose-6-phosphate transaminase (isomerizing) — translation MCGIVGYIGTEDAKEILLRGLEKLEYRGYDSAGIAVANESGVHVFKEKGRIAALREVVEEDVSATVGIGHTRWATHGVPSRTNAHPHQSETARFTLVHNGVIENYEQLKSEFLSDIPMVSDTDTEVIVQLVDRLVADGKSVEEAFSHTLSLLKGSYALALLDKQNTDLVYVGKSKSPLLIGVGEGVNVIASDAMAMLQVTNQFVEIMDQEIVLVSRDQVTIKKLDGTVVTREPYTAELDASDIEKGTYPHFMLKEIDEQPFVIRNIIQKYQNDDGTVRLDDDIRQAMKSSDRIYIIAAGTSYHAGLVGKQLIEKIANRPVEVHIASEFLYNMPLLSDNPLFIFISQSGETADLRGVLVEVKEKGYKTLTITNVPGSTLSREADFTLHTYAGPEIAVASTKAYTAQMAVLTLLAVDTANAKGIELDFDPIQELAIVASAMETLCDQKEKLEQIARDFLATTRNCFFIGRAADYFVCLEGALKLKEISYIQAEGFAGGELKHGTIALIEEGTPVVAVTTQEHVNLSIRGNVKEVAARGANPCIISMEGLEHDGDTFVIPPVHEYLTSLVTVIPLQLISYYAALHRDCDVDKPRNLAKSVTVE, via the coding sequence ATGTGTGGAATTGTTGGTTATATTGGAACGGAAGACGCTAAAGAAATCTTATTACGCGGACTAGAAAAACTAGAATATCGTGGTTATGACTCAGCTGGTATTGCTGTTGCGAACGAAAGCGGCGTTCATGTATTTAAGGAAAAAGGGCGCATTGCAGCATTACGTGAAGTGGTAGAGGAAGATGTTTCTGCAACTGTAGGGATTGGGCATACTCGTTGGGCAACACATGGTGTTCCGAGTCGTACGAATGCACACCCTCATCAAAGTGAAACAGCTAGATTTACACTTGTTCATAACGGTGTTATTGAGAACTATGAACAATTAAAATCAGAGTTTTTATCAGATATTCCTATGGTGAGCGATACCGATACAGAGGTTATTGTTCAATTAGTTGACCGCTTAGTTGCAGATGGTAAATCTGTTGAAGAAGCTTTTAGTCATACATTGTCTTTATTAAAAGGCTCTTATGCACTTGCGCTTCTCGATAAACAAAATACAGATCTTGTCTATGTTGGAAAAAGCAAAAGTCCACTTCTAATTGGTGTAGGTGAAGGCGTGAACGTGATTGCATCAGATGCAATGGCTATGCTTCAAGTAACTAACCAATTTGTTGAGATTATGGATCAAGAGATTGTGCTTGTTTCCCGTGATCAAGTAACAATTAAGAAATTAGATGGTACTGTTGTAACCCGTGAACCTTATACAGCTGAATTAGACGCGAGTGACATTGAAAAAGGAACATACCCTCATTTCATGTTAAAAGAGATTGATGAACAGCCATTTGTCATTCGTAACATCATTCAAAAGTATCAGAATGATGATGGTACGGTTCGTTTGGATGATGACATTCGTCAAGCAATGAAATCATCAGATCGTATTTACATTATTGCTGCTGGAACTAGTTACCATGCTGGTTTAGTTGGGAAACAACTTATTGAAAAAATTGCAAATCGCCCAGTAGAAGTCCATATTGCGAGTGAGTTTTTATACAATATGCCTCTACTGTCAGATAACCCACTCTTTATTTTTATTTCTCAAAGTGGAGAAACAGCTGACCTTCGTGGAGTTTTAGTTGAAGTGAAGGAAAAAGGCTATAAAACATTAACGATTACAAATGTTCCAGGTTCAACACTTTCTCGTGAAGCTGATTTTACTTTACACACGTATGCAGGACCAGAGATTGCTGTTGCATCTACAAAAGCTTATACAGCACAAATGGCAGTTTTGACGTTGCTGGCAGTAGATACAGCGAACGCAAAAGGAATTGAATTAGATTTCGATCCAATACAAGAGCTTGCAATCGTTGCAAGTGCAATGGAAACACTTTGTGATCAGAAGGAAAAGCTAGAACAAATCGCTCGAGATTTCCTAGCAACAACGCGTAATTGCTTCTTTATTGGTCGTGCAGCTGACTATTTTGTTTGTTTAGAAGGAGCTCTTAAACTGAAAGAAATCTCTTATATTCAAGCAGAAGGATTTGCAGGTGGAGAATTAAAACATGGTACAATCGCTCTTATCGAAGAAGGAACTCCAGTAGTAGCAGTTACAACACAAGAGCATGTTAATTTAAGCATCCGTGGAAATGTAAAAGAAGTAGCAGCTCGAGGAGCGAATCCTTGCATTATCAGCATGGAAGGATTAGAGCATGATGGAGATACATTTGTAATTCCACCTGTTCATGAATATCTAACTTCTCTTGTAACAGTTATTCCGCTTCAATTAATCTCTTACTATGCAGCATTGCATCGCGATTGTGATGTTGATAAGCCGCGTAACTTAGCAAAAAGCGTGACGGTAGAATAA
- a CDS encoding cation diffusion facilitator family transporter, with product MTSLDTSYTLQNKLLKLSVYGALLLAIIGIVIGYLVSSQMVLFDGLYSFISVILSFLSLYTANYIRKKDIKRFPFGKEMLEPIVIIIKYLVILLLTFSALVSSFITVFNGGRETVVEFALLYALVSTIVCWAIYACLQKHSKEEYGLIKAEANQWRMDMYLSGAVLIGFLFASLLSLTPYSHIIPYVDPLMVILVASYFVKVPITEMAKAIKEVLEMAPAQAIEEKYQDVVFSIEKTYKVEQSYLRMSKVGSKLYVEIDFILNNQSDILTIDDQDFIREQIDQQTKELKYEKWVTVCFTKNRKWAH from the coding sequence ATGACGTCGCTTGATACGTCTTATACTTTACAAAATAAGCTTTTAAAACTGTCTGTCTATGGAGCACTCCTTCTTGCGATAATAGGAATAGTGATAGGCTATCTCGTTTCTTCGCAGATGGTCTTATTTGATGGATTGTACTCTTTTATCAGTGTGATCTTGTCCTTTTTATCCTTATATACAGCAAATTATATTCGAAAGAAAGATATTAAAAGATTTCCTTTCGGCAAAGAAATGCTAGAACCAATAGTGATTATTATTAAATATCTCGTCATTCTCCTTTTAACCTTTTCTGCTCTTGTGTCCTCGTTCATTACTGTTTTTAATGGAGGAAGAGAAACAGTTGTTGAGTTTGCCTTGCTCTACGCTCTTGTATCAACAATTGTTTGCTGGGCAATATATGCCTGCCTACAGAAGCATTCAAAAGAGGAGTACGGTTTAATAAAAGCCGAAGCAAACCAATGGCGTATGGATATGTACTTAAGTGGAGCTGTTCTAATAGGATTTCTTTTTGCGAGCTTACTAAGCCTTACACCTTATTCACATATAATCCCATATGTCGATCCATTAATGGTTATTTTGGTTGCTAGTTATTTTGTTAAAGTACCGATAACCGAAATGGCAAAAGCTATTAAAGAAGTATTGGAAATGGCTCCAGCACAAGCGATTGAGGAGAAGTACCAAGATGTTGTTTTCTCAATTGAAAAGACATATAAAGTAGAACAATCCTACTTAAGGATGTCTAAGGTCGGAAGTAAATTATACGTAGAGATTGATTTTATCTTGAATAACCAATCAGATATCCTCACAATCGACGACCAAGATTTCATTCGCGAACAGATTGATCAACAAACAAAGGAACTAAAATATGAAAAATGGGTAACGGTTTGTTTTACAAAGAATCGCAAATGGGCTCATTGA
- a CDS encoding TetR family transcriptional regulator — translation MPEAKDDKYKLIVDAACKVIREKGYEKASVSQIVKEAGVAQGTFYLYFDSKSALVPAIAERILHFLLLELKRHDQSSKSIHDTIKAVVETTFQITETYKELIELCYSGLTYYHAFERWEEIYQPYYDWLEEKLTMAVHNGSMQTKINLSYLTKMIINLAETTAETNYFSNRNENEIEEAKRQVLLFIGCSLTDCHSV, via the coding sequence ATGCCCGAGGCAAAAGATGATAAATATAAATTAATAGTTGATGCAGCATGTAAAGTGATTCGTGAAAAAGGCTATGAAAAAGCATCTGTTTCCCAGATTGTCAAAGAAGCAGGTGTCGCTCAAGGGACATTTTATTTATATTTTGATTCAAAAAGCGCACTTGTTCCAGCAATAGCAGAACGAATCCTTCACTTCTTATTATTGGAGTTAAAACGTCACGATCAAAGTAGCAAATCGATTCATGACACAATTAAAGCGGTTGTTGAAACAACTTTCCAGATCACAGAAACATATAAAGAATTAATCGAATTATGTTATTCAGGCCTGACATACTACCATGCGTTTGAGAGATGGGAAGAGATTTATCAACCATACTACGATTGGCTTGAAGAAAAACTAACAATGGCCGTTCATAATGGTTCAATGCAAACAAAGATTAACCTGAGCTATTTAACGAAAATGATCATTAATTTAGCGGAAACAACCGCAGAAACAAATTATTTTTCTAATCGGAACGAAAATGAAATAGAAGAAGCTAAAAGACAGGTCTTGCTCTTTATTGGCTGTTCACTGACTGATTGTCATTCAGTTTGA
- the wrbA gene encoding NAD(P)H:quinone oxidoreductase: MGILEKLFGSNKEMTNMSNINLAVIYYSSTGTNYQLAKWAEEGGKAAGAEVKVLKAPELAPQTAIDSNPAWKAHAEATKDVPEVTLADLEWADAIIFSTPTRFGNMPAQMKQFIDTTGGLWFNGKLANKAVSAMSSASNAHGGQEATILSLYTTMHHWGAIIASPGYTDPVQFASGGNPYGVSVTVGQDGKMQEDVEEAAKYQAKRTVQVAEWIKKGNQ, from the coding sequence ATGGGGATTCTAGAAAAATTATTTGGAAGCAATAAGGAGATGACAAATATGTCAAACATTAATTTAGCGGTAATTTACTACAGTTCTACAGGAACAAACTATCAGTTAGCAAAATGGGCTGAAGAAGGTGGGAAAGCAGCAGGTGCAGAAGTTAAAGTGTTAAAAGCGCCAGAACTTGCACCGCAAACAGCAATCGATTCTAACCCAGCTTGGAAAGCTCATGCAGAAGCAACAAAAGACGTACCTGAAGTGACATTAGCTGACCTAGAGTGGGCAGATGCAATTATTTTTAGTACACCAACACGATTTGGGAACATGCCTGCACAAATGAAACAATTCATAGATACAACTGGGGGACTTTGGTTTAATGGAAAACTTGCCAATAAAGCAGTAAGTGCGATGTCATCAGCAAGTAACGCACATGGTGGTCAAGAGGCAACCATCCTTTCACTATATACGACAATGCACCACTGGGGTGCAATCATTGCTTCTCCAGGATATACTGATCCTGTACAATTTGCTTCAGGAGGAAACCCTTACGGAGTGAGTGTAACAGTAGGTCAAGATGGCAAAATGCAAGAAGACGTTGAAGAGGCAGCTAAATATCAAGCGAAGCGTACGGTCCAAGTTGCAGAATGGATCAAAAAAGGAAATCAATAA